TCCATACTACTCAGGGTTCGTTTTGGAGACTTTTTAGAACCTCGTCCTGGTTGATTAAAGATGGACATTGGTGGGTAGTTATGTTCAACCCCACCCTCATCATTACGGTTGGGCCTATTTCTCATACACGACACTTGCTCTACGAAATAATATGAACAAAAATGTGTTGTTTCCTTTGCAAGATACGCTTCACAAATAGATCCTTCAATCTTAGATCTctgcttagccaatttttttGCATTTGCCAATAGTCCTGCACACATGTTTAATATCAATAGGAACAGTAATTAGTTAACAAAATACTGTTAAAGAAAGAGCTAGTAAGTTTGGTTACTTACCTCTCGAAAGGATACATTCACCTAGTTTGAACCGGGCCTCCAAGGCGCGCCTCTTGTACAAGATGAatgggaagatgttccatcacatcaaaaaatccacatggaaagatcttctcgagcttagttgtaatgactggtatattctgttccattctttgaaggttttctaccgtcaaagtgttagaacataaatccttgaagaacaaacttatctctgtgattggtttccatattctttccgGTAGGCGGCTAAATGTAATAGGAAtcaaagtttccatgaaaacatggCAATTATGAATTTTCATACCAATTAATTTTCCTTCATTCATATCAGCACGCTTGTCAAAATTAGACGCATACCCCTCTGGCATCCGAAAATTCTTAACCCATTGACAAATCTGTCGTTTCTCCTCCAAAGTGAATGAAAAACTAGCCTTGGGTTTGAACACTTTATTATTCGCTAACTCTTGCAAGTTCAATTCAGGGCGCCTACAATATTCCTTTAGGTCCAATCTAGCTTTTGGGTTATCTTTTGTCTTTCCTTTAACATCCATAACAGTGTtgaacaaattatcaaagtaatttttttcaatatgcatcacatcaagattatgccgtagaagattatccttccaatacggTAACTCCCAGAATATGCTCTGTTTAGTCAAATTATGTTCAACACCATAACCAGGTAGTCTATAAGGGGAAACTTCTATGACCTTAGGCAAGTGACAAACCCTCCCCCAAATTTCTTCTCCTGACAATGTTCGAGGTGGGGGATCATTTTCaattttattctttctaaatgcttgtttcattttcctgaattggtgatccataggcaagaattgacgatgacaatcaaaccatgagTTTTTATggccatgttttaaagtgaaagCTTTACTAGTTTCCATGCAATGAGGACAAGCAAGCTTTCCAGCAGTCATCCAACCAGACAACATCCCATACGCAAGAAAATCGTTAACAGTCCACATCAAAGAAGCACGCATATTGAAATTGCTCTTAGTTGATATATCATATGTCACTACACCTTCACACCACAATTGttttaactcatcaatcaaaggctgtagatagacatcaatcaaaacttttggattacgaggaccagggataacacaatttaggaatatatagggacttgtcatacacatctcaggcggtagattatatggagtaagaaatacaggccaacaagaatagggtgcagccgaaacagagtatggtgtgaaaccatccgcaaacaaacccaaacgaatgtttcttggttcactagcaaaatcaggataagttctatcaaaatgtttccacgcttctccatccgatggatgacacataacacaaggtggccttctattttcgctgtgccatctcatgtgaggagcagaactcggcgatgcaaacaacctctttaacctaggtataataggtaaataatgcatcgccttaattggAACCGTCTTCCCACTCGGTGTCCGCTTATAACGCGCATGTCCACATATtttacattcatttaaatcaacatcttgcttatagaacaacatacaaccgtttggacaacaatgaattctatcatacgacaatcctaatttggaaaccaatctctttgcttcatagtaaatcttaggtatgtcgaattccggactaactagttcccctacaagcttaatcattgagtccatagcagcttcagcaacagtccaatctgatttgatgttaatcattctaactgcaacagacaacttagaatgTTGACTCCCTACCCAAAGTCGATGACTAGCCttttctaattcttgatagaagcgcattgcttcttcattaggaggttcctcaaaattttgctcaggttcaaacccagactgtacgccaaaagcatcattaaccatatcattaactctatcatattggacgtgactatattcctgcgacacactactttcaccgacaaccatattgtaaaatataccattgacccaTCAGTTtctccatgatcagtccaaacataatatttctgcttaaacccacgactatataaatgaaccctaaccgcttccggtttcaaatacttcatacaccggcaatgagaacaaggacacctaattaccccttcattttgaaaagggtaaagtgtcattgcatgtgtgataaacccatcaacaccttcaacaaattcatcatgtacacccacacgattactattattcatattatacatccacatacgatccatctacaaaaatatacccacaaattattgaggttatagaaatatattataacttaagaattctaacttaaaatataacttaagaaaacacaatcccaccATTTCTAACTTTGGATTCTCAAtaaaaattctaactttaataatttataaattctaactttaatataatttcgaaaagcacaatcccaactaattctaactttgaattctcaataacaattctaactttaataacttatggattctaactttaattctaaaaattgaaaagtaaatctagtcaaataaagtctacattttagttttgaggttatagaaatattataacttaataattctaacataacttaataattctaacttaatttgaaaagcacaattccaaccaattctaaaaattgaaaagtaaatctagagaaataaaatctacattttagtattgaggttatagaaatactataacttaacaattctaactttgaaaagcacaatctcaatcaattctaatttggaatgatcaataacaattctaataacttatggaattctaacaaaaagcacaatccaacaaaaaaaaaaaaaaaactagtcaaataattaaagtatatatttttgcacatattcaacaacaataatattacaaagaatgataactaagctaacacaaatacattgacaaagaatatgaaatatagcacaatcttaagccaaaaaaaaaaaaaaatgacaagtaaactagtcaaataaagtttacatttttttcacaaattcaacattaataacattgcaaatgatgtttaacaaagctaaatagactagcattaggcctaaattctacaaataaaactaaaattaaaagaattttaaatgccctaatttaagagaaactaaccttcaAAATGGGTTTGGGGTAGGTGGGAAGGGGCTGCGCAGGCAGCGACGCTGGGCGGCGGAAAAACGTGCGGCGGCGgtgggcggaggggaggggggcggcgggtagGGTTTGGGGGAATGGGGTTTTAATTTGGAAGAGGGAGAGCAGCTgaaatgggtatgaaacccgCTGCTGTGAATTTAAAGaaaaaaccgactctgtccgtcggttttttccgcacGTTTGACCGGATTTTGaccccaaaaattaaaaaaaaaaaagaataagaaaccgaccctgtccgtcggtttctttttaaaaaaaattgtttatgattttttaaaaaaacaaaatgaattgtatattatttataatatttttaaaataaaaccgacgtacgacgtcggttttatattaattattattattattattattattattattattattatttaatgaaaccgacgtgggacgtcggtttATTTTGGCggaattatattttcaaaattctgccaaaacaACCGACGTCGTCCATCGGTTTTctgattaaaataattttaaaaaattagaaatacaaaaagCCGACTCCGTGAGTCGGTTTTGTGAAACGACGCAGTGCGTCGTTTTTTATCCGTCGATTTTTAGCAGTTTCTTAGTAGTGTTTTccttctatattattttaaaaaaatcgtGTACCTTAAATCTACTGCCAAGTGTAGTTTGACCGACAAAGAACTTCAAGATATTTTCCAAGTAGAAAATGTATATGTCGAAGTGTATGATAATCTTAtctaaaaatttcaaatatatatTTGTTAAAATATGTGACTATTGTTGACATTCATTTTTATCCTTCATATACCTTACTTATTTTTCtaagtttctattttatttaaGGAAATCTATAATCATGTTTTAACATTTATACATAAATTAAAAGTTAGTTCCTCATTTTTACCTATAATTTTTCATAGCCTTTATCAACAATTTCACATTTAATCAGCTCAAAATACATTTTCTATGTTATTATTACTATTTTTATTATGTTCGTTATTATTACGTATTTTGATACTAAATTCATTAAATAATATTACTAATTATTATGACATTTTAAATTAAATAGAAGTTTAATTTTAggtctcatttgttttcattaagattaagaagtctgaatctgaatgcacatctgaatgattaagatgttgtctctaggtcTGAATACTGAATGATTAAGgctgtttgtttttcaatatctgaatgtgcataatgtatttatttaaacataaaaaatatacaattcaaattaaatagtaactaaatagtagaaaataaatacaaatttaataaaataaaatattatttgataaaaaaatgaaacatttatgttcactagtaatggtggagatgttTTGTAGTCGTGGTAGGTGGTGAGTGGGAGTGGAGGGGTGCGTGGGTGGTGGGTGTTtggggtgaggggtgggaggtAGTAGGGGCGAGGTTAGTGGTGGGGTTAGTTAGGGGTTGATGGTGGGGTTAGTGGGGAGTGGGAGGTGTGGGGTATGGGTTGGTGGTGGgaagtgggggtgggtggtgtagggtgggattggggttggtggtggggtgGTGGGGTGGTGGTGGGGAGTGGGTGGATGGGTGGTGGGGTAGGGTTGAAGTAGATGGGTGGGGTTGGAGTGGAGAGTGGTGGGGGTAGGAGTGGAGTTGAGGTGGAGGGTtagggttggggttggggttggagCTGGAGCTGGTGATGAAAAGTTCcatacaaaaatacctcttaatgatattaagatttggttcaagatcttaatgattaagacctattcaaaTCTAATAAGTGCTTATatcttaatgcaaacaaatgcacttaatggcttaaggtctgaactattcagattcagacctccaataagtgcaaacaaatgggGTTTTAATCACCTAATTCAATTTGACTAACCAAGCAATTAACCCAACTTTGAGGCCAAGTTTAACCCCAATAATGGCCCAAAAATGAGCCATACCCAAATAGCAAGCCTAAACCTGGATCCAAAAAATCCCAACCCTCCATGTGCCATCGCTTGAGCAAGACATTTCACTCGAATACTCATATACACGCTCCCACATGCGTGCACTCGTGATTGTCCGATCAAAGAAATTAACAACTGAGATTTGATCGCAACCTTGATATATCTACTCCAATTAGGGGTTTTAACCTCATTTTTCAATTTCTGTTTTTGCCGCTCACACCTCTCTCATATCTCAAGCACTAACATTTAGGGCTAGACATAAATACCGAAAAACCGGACCGAACTTcaagaaaccgaaaccgaaatagccgaactgaactttgatgaaaccgaaccgaacaaccgaaatttatacattacccaaaaaaatttaaatagtccagacccattaagtttaagcaaaaaaaaaaaaaaacccaattgtaataagctctcttttgcttttgtatccttaattttcctcttcagttgagaaaattaaatatccttaacaaagaaaggtgactaggatgtgtctttaggattaatgtatgtcctttatatgttttcttaattatttttactgtatgtatataacacctaataatcctatattatggttatgggtttctgttcttgtgtatcctgtttgtttgattttgattttaatttgttagttttatgttttgttgcttttgagaatatgaattagtgtaaatgaaatcgcttctaatatcatatcaaaaaaaccgaattgaaaaaaccaaaaccgaaccgaaccaaatttcaaaaaaccgaaaccgaaagaaccgaaccgaactagtttggttcgatgttcggtgtccacctgcaaaaaaccgaaaccgaaatagctaaATCAAAGTTTGatcaaaccgaaccgaagaaccgaacgcccacccttaCTAACATTAGCTACCGCTTTACTCCCTCTTATTTTTATTGCGCCCATTAATACGAGATTTTTTTCCTTATTTACTCTGCTTCATCAGTAAATTCTCCAATATGAAAAGAACggcgaaaaaaaaaaattaggtctAGATTTTGACGCCATATATGATTTTAGAGAGTGCCTTTACTTCATTAATTTTAATTCAAGTAATGTTCAATGCAGTTTTAGATAGCTAAAAtgtgtttatatatattttgaaGGGTTGAATTGTCTTGAGTTTATTCGCTATGTAATTACTACTTCTAATAAGAAAGAAAATACATAcattaatttattattttatcaGTTTATAGTATTTGTTCAGTCACCTACAATTCAATCTCAGCATAattgtcatatacatatacatatgtcaaaCATCACTttctaaataaataaaagaaaattgaaatagCAACTTAAACACAATATCGAAAAACCACCAGTTAAGTAAACTAATTAATTAATACCTATAATATTaaattttgatatattatttatCATTAATAGATAAAAATAGTGAACATATAAATATGTACTTATATCAGATGTGTCAAGCAATATTGTTAGAcataaagggtcaaaaatgcctcTCTATTTTGggaaaaaggctaaaaatatcaTCTGTTataaatttggataaaaaatatcCCTATTAacattaaaattttcaaatatacccctgtcttaacggaaattTCCAAAATAAcctgattttatttttaaacccgatccaactacataaaaaacccATATGCGATCAACTTGTTTCCAAGTTctacatctggagccactaggTACAGTGCAACCAACGCATATGGGTTTTTTATTTAATTAGTTTGGATTTAAATGGAAcgggtttaaaaataaaatcagtTATTTTAAGAATTTTCGTTAAGATAGaggtatatttgaaaattttaacaACGAAAAAggtattttttatccaaatttatAACGATAAGTTTTTTTGGCCCTTTCCCAAAATAGAGGGATTAAATAAACAATTAAGCCAATAAACCTAAAATGAATCGTAACCTCTAAAATGTGCAAAGAAACGTGTCATCATTCATCTAAAGCTTCACTTGACCATTACCGGAGCAAAGAAGCAGTGGAGCGGAGCCGCTCCCATTGTCCCCCGAAAATATGGTAATTTTCCCTTTAGGTTTGAATCTATATGTCTGTGTTTGCATGTATGTGTTCTCAATCAAGTCAAATCAGAgatattttttgtattttcccCAATTCGAACCCTGATTTGGTGTCGTGCAATTTGTGACTTTTTCTCAAGAAACGTTATTGATTTTCGAATCTCTTTTATAATGGTAATTGTTTTGTCTGCTGGAGCCCTAATTTTAAcccctaaggggtcgtttggtagctgatTTGGAGGTGAGTTATGCACGTGTTAAATCAAACGCAAGTAATACCATGTTTGATAGCTGGTCTGCAACTTAGAAACTTGCTATAAATTATaagggaatctatgtattattttacgcaggatagaagatggaataactaatacatgaataactgaACCCTGCATAAAGTAATACATAAATCCCTCTTAACTAATTCATGTATTACTAATACCTGCCTAactctaaccagctaccaaacggcccctaagggtgtgtttggtacgaaggaaaatgttttctgagaaaataaGTGGGGTACttaattattttcttgtgttcggtaCGTAAGcaaaaatataattctaaaaatatttgtatataatctaaaCAAATACTATGAGAGGTGGGGTAGGAAGTAGGGGTGTGGGGGTGGTGGGGTAAGGGGGTAGGGGTAGGGGTAGTGGGATGGTAGCTACAAAGGTGGGGGTGAAGAACTGAAGATGAGGTGTGTTGGAGGGTGATGATGACACAATCAAAGTGGCGTCATTTTCTTTATAtataaggaacttgttttcctagagaaaacgttttctaaaaattttgaccaactgaaaatgggaaaattggaaaatccataccgaacacaccctaagtcTCTACGTTGTGTTTTCCTTTAATTGAATATCCATTTGCCTTCTATAGACAAGTCTTTCATTTAATTTATGCACCTTACATTATTTTAATGATTGTAATGCAGAAGCTAACCAGAAAATGGAGAAAATCTCAAGGAGAATCTCAGTACGATGAGGATGATAAATTCTCTTTGCCAACTCGCGACGATAATCGTCCCATTGATTCCCAAGAACAAGAGGAATTGGTTCGATCTCTCGAGAAAGTTCAAACTCAGCAATCTCTTCTCTGGAGGGGTGTGTTCTCGGGGCTACTCTTGTGTTATGTGGCTTTTCTCGTATACTCAATCTATCAACAGGCCTATTATCCCTGGGAACTGCGATATCATGCTTACTTCATGTATGAAGTTGACGCGTGGACCATCATTGCTGCAGATTGGGCAGCTATTTTAGCGTGCTTAATCACCATAAAGGGGTTATTGCATGAATTGAAATATCATAGGAGGTGGCTATGGTCATCGTGCGCCATTGGCTTGATAGTGGCAGTGTTTTGGTTGCATCACATGCTAAGGTTGGCAAAGTTTAGGTGGGATATTTTGTGGCTACCGTTAGGACCCCTTAGTGGAGCTGGAATCTGCATTTATGTAGACCATTTACTAAATGTGTCATCTGAAGAAGTGCGGAAACTTAGAGGatatatgtatgcatttaaaGCTAGGTAAGAGCTTAGAGGATGTATATGGGCCCTTAAAGCCAGTTAAGGCGTTGCCCTAATcaaattttaacacttgttttaGTTCCATGATAGTTTTTCCCCTTATTTTTCTTGGTGACGATGGCTATGAGGTGTACTGTAAAGTTCTGGAGTGTTTGTATGAAAGGAAAGGGCTGAAATGTGTGGCCTGAGCtcttcaaaaaaataaataaattattattgAGTTCTCTATTATAATTACCAGTCATCTTGGCTTTGCATATCACACTTTCAGGCACTCATCTCTCCTACACATATTTCATACTTTAGAACATCCGATACTATTATCCTTTGCCGGCTGTAAGCCAAGACAAAGTTTTCTATGATTCTGCCTATCCCACTAGACACGAGCATAGCTCGGAACCCTAGAGGTTCTTGTTGTCTTGATATGTCGGGGTTTGTGTGTTCGTTCATTGCAATTATTCAAATTTCGCCTGCTGTTACTGTGAATTGCTTAATCTGCCTCTATCTCCAACTGGTTAGTCTCTTATCAATGTAAATTTTCCTATGTGGTAGTGTAGAGTTTCTTTTGCTAAATTTGCTTGTTTCTGGATTGCTAGAATGCTTTGTATGGAAGCTCTCAGGTACGCTCTCTAAGTCTGATGTGCTTTTCAGAATCCTGGCACTTTAGAAACCATGTTTAGGAGATGGGTATGCGTTTTGTGTCATACCATCTTGGTTATCTGCTGGCTCTTTCATTCTGCATTAAGCTCAAACCAGCTGCTTCTTATTCAGAATGCTTACAATGAGAAATTGTCGTTTGATTTGAATTTTTCATCTCTGAATATCTATTGTTTCTTTTCTTGATGAAGTGCATATCTTAAAATTTATTGGGGCAATTTGAGCTTGAAGTTGATGAGGAGCCACAACTGACAATTTGATATGTAGCTGTTGAAAATCTTATAATACCACATGGAAATGACCTTCTTGGCGACCTTTGAAATCTAGATCAATAACATTTTGTTAAACCTTTTTGTTACACAAGATGAACATTGAAATGGACTTctataaaattttcaaaatggCTGCTTCTTTGGCATTGGCATAGTTATTGCTACTATATTCTCTTATATTTGTGCACTTTTCTCTTCACCAAACGAACATTCTTTTAGCAGACACAGTAGCAATCATATGCGGTGAGAAAGATTATTTCATATAAAGGTACGCCAATTGTCAATAAAATCTAAAATGATCTATTATAAGTTCATTTTCAATTCTTAAAATATCCAATGTAAGACTTCTAAACATTTTAAGTCATAATGTAACAAAATTATATTACTGGAGTGTGCACCTATTCCCTAATAAATTATGttatttaaaattttagtttTCAAAGTTTGTAGTCTTTCTACTGAAGAACTGATTTGAGACTGATTTACAAGAAGGCTTGATATAGCTGGTTTGTGACATGAAAATGACTGTTCATTGGCCAGATTATTTATTCTGCAGTTGCTCTAAATGGAATAGCCTTTGCATGTACAGATTTTATGAAACGACACAGTTGTCAATGGAAACAAActtgagttgaatacatttgagCTTGGGCCTCTACTGCTACCTGTTAACCTGAAATAGATACTGCTTTTCACCAATCCATCTTGGCTGTAATGAGAGCTACTCAATATTCTTGCTTGACTTCTTTGCAACCGTGTATCAGGTCTGAAATGTTTCGTTTGAGCAGCTTGTACCCATTTGTATTAATCTGCTGTGTTTGCCATCCTGTTGTGGTTCATGCTTATAGCGCAAAAAGCTTCAGTACCTTTTTCTTTCAGATGTCATGTAATGTtctaactgatttttttttttttttgggaaaagggcctgatttacccctctactattGGAAATAGTCCACATTTACCCCCCGTTATACTTTCGGCACAAATTTGCCCCTACCGTTACCTAAGTAGCAATATTTGCCCCCCGTTTGGATGA
Above is a genomic segment from Lycium barbarum isolate Lr01 chromosome 12, ASM1917538v2, whole genome shotgun sequence containing:
- the LOC132623512 gene encoding uncharacterized protein LOC132623512 isoform X2 translates to MKLTRKWRKSQGESQYDEDDKFSLPTRDDNRPIDSQEQEELVRSLEKVQTQQSLLWRGVFSGLLLCYVAFLVYSIYQQAYYPWELRYHAYFMYEVDAWTIIAADWAAILACLITIKGLLHELKYHRRWLWSSCAIGLIVAVFWLHHMLRLAKFRWDILWLPLGPLSGAGICIYVDHLLNVSSEEVRKLRGYMYAFKAR
- the LOC132623512 gene encoding uncharacterized protein LOC132623512 isoform X1 codes for the protein MQKLTRKWRKSQGESQYDEDDKFSLPTRDDNRPIDSQEQEELVRSLEKVQTQQSLLWRGVFSGLLLCYVAFLVYSIYQQAYYPWELRYHAYFMYEVDAWTIIAADWAAILACLITIKGLLHELKYHRRWLWSSCAIGLIVAVFWLHHMLRLAKFRWDILWLPLGPLSGAGICIYVDHLLNVSSEEVRKLRGYMYAFKAR